One Streptomyces sp. NBC_01217 genomic region harbors:
- a CDS encoding SPFH domain-containing protein codes for MFFWHVPAPNEAMLISGSKGQTLDTQFRIVTGHGSFVLPVKQKARMLSLTLREAEITEDCVTQQGIRLNVRAVAVFKVGDDAVSIANAARRFLSEQEQMEELAGRIFAGHLRSIIGGLTVEQIIRERNRVSQEVIAGSHGEMEKLGIVVDALQIQEIDDATGYINNLAAPHAAAVASQARIAQARADQEAAEREQQAAALKAEYERDTAIKRAGFLAETEQYNACAAQAGPLAQARASQEVIEEQTALAERQAALAAQRLEAEVRRPADAEAYRQRTLAEAARDRAKFEADGSAYAERTLAQAQADANSVRATSLRDGNQELIAANRIVENLPALADAAARGMSGADLTVLNGTNGVNEMAAGVVSQGLAILHSLQRGASPMKQAVVDGKAAPPRITETN; via the coding sequence ATGTTCTTCTGGCACGTTCCCGCCCCCAACGAGGCGATGCTCATATCCGGTTCCAAGGGGCAGACGCTGGACACCCAGTTCCGGATCGTCACCGGCCACGGCAGTTTCGTACTCCCGGTGAAGCAGAAGGCGCGCATGCTCTCCCTGACGCTGCGCGAAGCGGAGATCACCGAGGACTGCGTCACGCAGCAGGGCATCCGCCTCAACGTCCGGGCCGTCGCCGTCTTCAAGGTCGGGGACGACGCCGTCTCCATCGCCAACGCCGCACGCCGCTTCCTGTCCGAGCAGGAACAGATGGAGGAGCTCGCCGGCCGGATCTTCGCCGGTCACCTTCGCTCCATCATCGGCGGACTGACCGTCGAGCAGATCATCCGGGAACGGAACCGGGTCTCCCAGGAGGTCATCGCGGGCAGCCACGGCGAGATGGAGAAACTCGGCATCGTCGTGGACGCTCTCCAGATCCAGGAGATCGACGACGCCACCGGCTACATCAACAACCTCGCCGCCCCGCACGCGGCCGCCGTCGCCAGCCAGGCCCGGATCGCCCAGGCCAGGGCCGACCAGGAAGCGGCCGAGCGCGAGCAGCAGGCCGCGGCGCTCAAGGCCGAGTACGAACGGGACACCGCGATCAAGCGGGCCGGTTTCCTCGCCGAGACCGAGCAGTACAACGCCTGCGCAGCCCAGGCCGGACCGCTCGCCCAGGCCAGGGCCTCCCAGGAGGTCATCGAGGAGCAGACCGCGCTGGCCGAGCGGCAGGCGGCTCTCGCCGCGCAACGGCTCGAAGCGGAGGTCCGGCGTCCGGCGGACGCCGAGGCGTACCGCCAGCGCACCCTCGCGGAAGCGGCCCGTGACCGGGCGAAGTTCGAGGCCGACGGCAGCGCGTACGCGGAGCGGACCCTCGCCCAGGCGCAGGCCGACGCCAACAGCGTGCGCGCCACCTCGCTGCGCGACGGCAACCAGGAGCTCATCGCGGCCAACCGCATCGTGGAGAACCTGCCCGCCCTGGCCGACGCGGCCGCCCGCGGCATGTCGGGTGCCGACCTCACCGTTCTCAACGGCACCAATGGTGTCAACGAGATGGCGGCGGGTGTCGTCAGCCAGGGACTGGCGATCCTTCACTCCCTCCAGCGCGGCGCGAGCCCGATGAAGCAGGCGGTGGTCGACGGGAAGGCCGCCCCTCCCCGGATCACCGAGACGAACTGA
- the lhgO gene encoding L-2-hydroxyglutarate oxidase: MMTHAAYDCDVLVIGGGIVGLSTAYAITRTAPGVRVTVLEKEWGPARHQTGRNSGVIHSGIYYRPGSLKARYAVRGAAEMVDFCAEHGIAHAVTGKLIVATERSELPRLHALVQRGRQHGLPVRELGPAQIAEYEPQVHGLAAIHVGSTGVCDFGAVAARFAAEVSGAGGVIRYGAEVTAIDRRPWGVAVRTAHGPVVRARVLVNCAGLHSDRMARLAGDDPGVRIVPFRGEYYELARPELVRGLVYPVPDPAFPFLGVHLTRGHDGSVHVGPNAVPALAREGYGWPVVRPRELADTLSWPGTWQIARRHWRYGAGEVHRSLSKRAFTAAVQRLLPEVTESDLRPAPSGVRAQAVLRDGTLVDDFLIREAPHTVHVLNAPSPAATASLPIGREVARRALLRAGGTGWKPPAVESGHCV; encoded by the coding sequence ATGATGACGCACGCGGCGTACGACTGCGATGTGCTGGTGATCGGCGGCGGGATCGTCGGTCTGTCGACGGCGTATGCCATCACGCGCACCGCTCCGGGCGTCCGGGTCACGGTGCTGGAGAAGGAGTGGGGCCCCGCCCGTCACCAGACCGGGCGAAACAGCGGAGTGATCCACAGCGGCATCTACTACCGCCCCGGCTCGCTCAAGGCCCGGTACGCGGTGCGCGGCGCCGCCGAGATGGTCGACTTCTGCGCCGAGCACGGCATCGCGCACGCGGTGACCGGCAAGCTGATCGTGGCGACCGAGCGCTCCGAGCTGCCCCGGCTGCACGCCCTGGTCCAGCGCGGCCGGCAGCACGGGCTGCCGGTGCGCGAGCTGGGCCCCGCCCAGATCGCGGAGTACGAGCCGCAGGTGCACGGACTCGCCGCGATCCATGTCGGATCGACCGGGGTGTGCGACTTCGGGGCGGTCGCGGCGCGGTTCGCCGCCGAGGTCAGCGGGGCGGGCGGAGTGATCCGTTACGGGGCGGAGGTCACCGCCATCGACCGGCGCCCCTGGGGTGTGGCGGTGCGTACGGCGCACGGTCCGGTGGTGCGGGCCCGGGTGCTGGTCAACTGCGCGGGCCTGCACAGCGACCGGATGGCGCGGCTCGCGGGCGACGACCCGGGGGTGCGGATCGTGCCCTTCCGGGGGGAGTACTACGAGCTGGCGCGGCCGGAGCTGGTGCGCGGCCTGGTCTATCCCGTGCCCGATCCGGCGTTCCCGTTCCTCGGCGTGCATCTGACCCGAGGCCACGACGGCAGCGTCCACGTCGGTCCGAACGCGGTGCCTGCGCTGGCCCGCGAGGGGTACGGCTGGCCGGTCGTACGCCCCCGTGAGCTGGCGGACACCCTGTCCTGGCCCGGCACCTGGCAGATCGCGCGAAGACACTGGCGGTACGGGGCGGGCGAGGTGCACCGCTCGCTGTCGAAGCGGGCGTTCACGGCGGCCGTGCAGCGGCTGCTGCCCGAGGTCACGGAGTCCGATCTGAGACCGGCCCCGTCCGGGGTCAGGGCCCAGGCCGTACTGCGGGACGGCACCCTGGTGGACGACTTCCTGATCCGCGAGGCCCCGCACACCGTGCACGTACTGAACGCTCCGTCGCCCGCCGCGACGGCCTCCCTGCCCATCGGGCGGGAGGTGGCACGCAGGGCCCTGCTCCGGGCAGGGGGGACGGGGTGGAAGCCGCCCGCCGTAGAATCGGGGCATTGTGTCTGA
- a CDS encoding PP2C family protein-serine/threonine phosphatase: MWKRLKRRGRHGVGDVARTRRFVRLLPFMMILGGLAFDILTPPAFTAIPLFVAAPLIAAPFFSLASTILTGVAAMVAVAVLRVYNNSLPLIVPLIELLTVATVSVLAVVINTVVRRGNQQLASARVIAETAMRAVLPKPSDRIGGLHVAARYEAAQADEFVGGDLYAVTDTPQGVRLVVGDVRGKGLDAVESVAVVIGAFREAAEQERSLEGVAQRLERALAREGTRRAGLDEFEGFITAVLAEIPPGLSRVRIVNRGHPEPILLHSDGALDVLAPTVPALPLGMDLGVWPDRTDEWDLPAGTTLLLYTDGLSEARNADGVFYDPAARLRGRIFPGPEELLSALTDDVRLHTGGESTDDMALLAVVRPVEGQPDRRRTVRIVGREET; the protein is encoded by the coding sequence GTGTGGAAGCGGCTGAAGCGGCGCGGCAGACATGGAGTGGGTGACGTCGCGCGTACCCGGCGGTTCGTCCGCCTGCTGCCCTTCATGATGATCCTCGGCGGACTGGCCTTCGACATCCTCACCCCGCCCGCCTTCACCGCCATTCCGCTGTTCGTGGCGGCACCGCTGATCGCCGCACCGTTCTTCTCGCTGGCCAGCACCATCCTCACCGGCGTCGCCGCGATGGTGGCCGTCGCCGTGCTGCGGGTGTACAACAACTCGTTGCCGCTGATCGTGCCGCTGATCGAGCTGCTCACCGTGGCCACCGTCTCGGTACTCGCCGTCGTGATCAATACGGTCGTGCGGCGCGGCAATCAGCAGCTGGCCTCCGCGCGGGTCATCGCGGAGACCGCCATGCGGGCGGTGCTGCCGAAGCCGTCCGACCGGATCGGCGGGCTGCATGTGGCGGCTCGGTACGAGGCGGCGCAGGCGGACGAGTTCGTCGGCGGCGACCTGTACGCCGTGACGGACACCCCGCAGGGCGTGCGGCTGGTGGTCGGGGACGTACGGGGGAAGGGGCTCGACGCCGTGGAGTCGGTGGCGGTGGTCATCGGGGCGTTCCGGGAGGCCGCCGAGCAGGAGCGTTCGCTGGAGGGCGTGGCGCAGCGGCTGGAGCGGGCGCTGGCGCGGGAGGGGACGCGGCGGGCCGGGCTCGACGAGTTCGAGGGCTTCATCACCGCCGTACTGGCGGAGATCCCGCCCGGGCTGTCCCGGGTGCGGATCGTCAACCGCGGTCACCCCGAGCCGATCCTGCTGCACTCGGACGGGGCGCTGGACGTGCTGGCACCCACGGTGCCCGCGCTGCCACTCGGGATGGATCTGGGGGTGTGGCCCGACCGGACGGACGAATGGGACCTGCCGGCGGGGACGACGCTGCTTCTCTACACCGACGGCCTCTCCGAGGCACGGAACGCCGACGGGGTCTTCTACGACCCTGCGGCCCGGTTGCGCGGGCGGATCTTTCCCGGGCCCGAGGAACTGCTGTCCGCGCTCACCGATGACGTACGGCTGCACACGGGGGGAGAGTCGACCGACGACATGGCGCTGCTCGCGGTCGTACGTCCCGTGGAGGGGCAGCCGGACCGGCGCAGGACCGTGAGGATCGTGGGCCGGGAAGAGACGTGA
- a CDS encoding aldo/keto reductase, whose protein sequence is MTSLRKLGTSDLQVFPLALGGNVFGWTADEAQSFAVLDAYAAAGGNFVDTADSYSAWIPGNEGGESETVIGKWLAARSNRSDIVVATKVGAHPSYKGLSAANIKDAAEESLRRLGTDHIDLYYTHFDDETVPVEEIITALDHLVKEGKVREIAASNISPERLRASLDFSEREGLARYVALQPHYNLVSRDTYEGELQDTAARSGLAAVPYFALAAGFLTGKYRPGAPVESARAERAGQYLESERGQKVLAALDKVAKEHDAEVATVALAWLASRPTVAAPIASARTVEQLPALVAVADLTLTEQELAELTEASA, encoded by the coding sequence ATGACTTCACTTCGTAAGCTGGGCACTTCCGACCTGCAGGTCTTCCCACTCGCCCTCGGTGGCAACGTCTTCGGCTGGACCGCCGACGAGGCACAGTCGTTCGCCGTGCTGGACGCCTACGCCGCGGCGGGCGGCAACTTCGTCGACACCGCCGACTCCTACTCCGCCTGGATCCCGGGCAACGAGGGCGGTGAGTCGGAGACCGTCATCGGCAAGTGGCTCGCGGCCCGCTCCAACCGTTCCGACATCGTCGTCGCGACCAAGGTCGGCGCCCACCCCTCGTACAAGGGGCTCTCCGCCGCGAACATCAAGGACGCGGCCGAGGAGTCGCTGCGCCGGCTCGGTACCGACCACATCGACCTCTACTACACGCACTTCGACGACGAGACCGTCCCGGTCGAGGAGATCATCACCGCCCTCGACCACCTGGTGAAGGAGGGCAAGGTCCGGGAGATCGCCGCCTCCAACATCAGCCCCGAGCGGCTCCGGGCGTCCCTGGACTTCTCGGAGCGCGAGGGGCTGGCCCGTTACGTCGCCCTTCAGCCGCACTACAACCTCGTCTCCCGTGACACGTACGAGGGCGAGCTCCAGGACACGGCCGCGCGGTCCGGGCTCGCCGCCGTTCCGTACTTCGCCCTGGCCGCCGGCTTCCTCACCGGCAAGTACCGCCCGGGAGCTCCGGTGGAGAGCGCACGCGCCGAGAGGGCCGGTCAGTACCTGGAGTCGGAGCGGGGACAGAAGGTCCTGGCCGCACTCGACAAGGTCGCCAAGGAGCACGATGCGGAGGTCGCGACCGTCGCGCTGGCCTGGCTCGCGTCCCGGCCGACCGTCGCCGCGCCGATCGCCTCGGCCCGCACGGTCGAGCAGCTGCCCGCGCTGGTGGCCGTCGCCGACCTCACGCTGACCGAGCAGGAACTGGCGGAGCTCACCGAGGCATCCGCCTGA
- a CDS encoding M23 family metallopeptidase: MASNKPASEAPSRFNPEFSGDFGADFGSDYGTGNGSDYGTGPGFGTGFGSDYATTGTETAFGADYDTEQGGALAGEFGGDFRADGNSEPDRSWDEWNPTEESVRPVRGKHRVAKQRNGLARSSTVLGVGVIAAVGAGGMATAQSKPPVSISLPDSIADNLPDAKSLPGVGSLFTGESEADKAEAAAAASPLTTAGLTTAETEQGATDAGEALRARILQQAEQQQDAADAEAKAAQEKEAAEAAAAEAKKQQDAAEAKAAAEKKKAEEAARAKAEAERLAKLAASYAIPTSSYTITSTFGQAGSMWSSGYHTGLDFAAPTGTPIKAVHSGTIKSAGWSGSYGYRTVLELEDGTELWFCHQSSIDVSVGQKVTTGDTIGRVGATGNVTGPHLHLEVHTPDGTGIDPMAWLRDKGLTP, from the coding sequence GTGGCGTCCAACAAGCCTGCCTCCGAGGCCCCTTCTCGGTTCAACCCCGAGTTCAGTGGCGATTTCGGCGCTGACTTCGGATCCGACTACGGAACCGGAAACGGATCCGACTACGGGACGGGACCCGGTTTCGGTACCGGCTTCGGCTCGGACTACGCGACCACCGGGACGGAAACGGCGTTCGGCGCCGATTACGACACCGAGCAGGGCGGCGCGCTCGCCGGTGAGTTCGGCGGCGACTTCCGCGCCGACGGCAACAGCGAGCCCGACAGAAGCTGGGACGAGTGGAACCCCACCGAGGAGTCCGTACGCCCCGTACGCGGCAAGCACCGCGTCGCCAAGCAGCGCAACGGACTCGCCCGTAGCTCCACGGTGCTCGGGGTCGGCGTCATCGCGGCGGTCGGCGCGGGCGGCATGGCCACCGCGCAGAGCAAGCCGCCGGTCTCCATATCCCTTCCCGACTCCATCGCGGACAACCTTCCCGACGCCAAGTCCCTTCCCGGCGTGGGCTCTCTGTTCACCGGAGAGTCCGAGGCCGACAAGGCCGAGGCGGCCGCGGCTGCCTCCCCGCTCACCACCGCCGGCCTCACCACCGCCGAGACGGAGCAGGGCGCGACGGATGCGGGTGAGGCGCTCCGCGCCCGCATCCTCCAGCAGGCCGAGCAGCAGCAGGACGCCGCCGACGCCGAGGCCAAGGCGGCCCAGGAGAAGGAAGCCGCGGAGGCGGCCGCCGCCGAGGCCAAGAAGCAGCAGGACGCGGCCGAGGCCAAGGCCGCCGCCGAGAAGAAGAAGGCGGAGGAGGCGGCCAGGGCGAAGGCCGAGGCCGAGCGGCTCGCCAAGCTCGCCGCCAGCTACGCCATCCCGACCTCCTCGTACACGATCACCTCGACCTTCGGCCAGGCCGGTTCGATGTGGTCCTCCGGCTACCACACCGGCCTCGACTTCGCGGCGCCGACCGGCACCCCGATCAAGGCCGTACACAGCGGCACCATCAAGTCGGCCGGCTGGTCCGGTTCGTACGGCTACCGCACGGTGCTGGAGCTCGAGGACGGTACGGAGCTGTGGTTCTGCCACCAGTCCTCGATCGACGTCAGCGTCGGCCAGAAGGTCACCACCGGTGACACCATCGGCCGGGTCGGCGCGACCGGCAATGTGACGGGACCGCACCTCCACCTGGAGGTCCACACCCCCGACGGCACGGGCATCGACCCGATGGCCTGGCTGCGCGACAAGGGCCTCACCCCGTGA
- the trmB gene encoding tRNA (guanosine(46)-N7)-methyltransferase TrmB: MPDELRAASFERQRRLRQEPRFPGGPAIDPAGSHHERRIRSFQPRRSRVTPGQEDALLRLWPKWGLDIDGQRVLDLPELFDGLPVVLEIGFGMGEATAQMAADDPGTGILAIDVHTPGQGNLLGLADRNGLSNIRVANGDAIILLREMLKPESLDGLRVYFPDPWPKKRHHKRRLIQPEFLDLVAQRLRPGAVIHCATDWESYAEQMLEVLTAHPLFENTQADGGYALRPAFRPLTRFEGQGLDKGHVVHDLLFARR, translated from the coding sequence ATTCCGGACGAGTTGCGCGCCGCCTCCTTCGAGCGGCAGCGCAGGCTGCGCCAGGAGCCGCGCTTCCCCGGCGGACCCGCGATCGACCCGGCCGGATCGCACCACGAGCGCCGGATCCGCAGCTTCCAGCCGCGCCGCAGCCGCGTCACACCCGGCCAGGAGGACGCCCTGCTGAGGCTCTGGCCGAAGTGGGGCCTGGACATCGACGGGCAGCGCGTCCTCGATCTGCCCGAGCTGTTCGACGGGCTCCCGGTCGTGCTGGAGATCGGGTTCGGCATGGGCGAGGCCACCGCCCAGATGGCGGCCGACGACCCGGGCACGGGCATTCTCGCCATCGACGTGCACACCCCTGGCCAGGGCAATCTGCTCGGTCTCGCGGACCGGAACGGCCTGTCCAACATCCGGGTCGCCAACGGTGACGCGATCATCCTGCTGCGCGAGATGCTGAAGCCGGAATCGCTGGACGGGCTGCGGGTGTACTTCCCCGATCCGTGGCCCAAGAAGCGCCACCACAAGCGGCGGCTGATCCAGCCGGAGTTCCTCGATCTGGTGGCACAGCGGCTGAGGCCGGGGGCCGTGATCCACTGCGCGACCGACTGGGAATCGTACGCCGAGCAGATGCTGGAGGTGCTGACCGCGCACCCCCTCTTCGAGAACACCCAGGCTGACGGCGGCTATGCGCTGCGGCCTGCGTTCCGGCCGCTGACCCGGTTCGAGGGGCAGGGCCTCGACAAGGGCCATGTCGTGCACGACCTGCTCTTCGCCCGCCGCTGA
- a CDS encoding sporulation protein, translating into MSREQRGPNEKLGTVLALAGISNAGLARRVNDLGAQRGLTLRYDKTSVARWVSKGMVPQGAAPHLIAAAIGAKLGRPVPLHEIGLADADPAPEVGLAFPRDVSEAVRSATELYRLDLAGRRAGGGGIWQSLAGSFSVSAYATPASRWLISPADPSVARDSAAAEAAILGTRNTRGAHPGAGAQRTPSIPAQPGPETAPTSATATAGTTTSTTATASDVSPLRVGHSDVSKLREAAQDARRWDSKYGGGDWRSSMVPECLRVDAAPLLLGSYSDEVGRALFGAAAELTRLAGWMAFDTGQQEAAQRYYIQALRLARAAADVPLGGYVLASMSLQATYRGFADEGVDLAQAAVERNRGLATARTMSFFRLVEARAHAKASDASAAGAALKAAEGWLERSRDGDADPSWLGFYSYDRFAADAAECHLDLKAPRQVRRFTEQALSRPTEEFVRSHGLRLVVSAVAELESGNLDAACAAGTRAVEVAGRISSARTTEYVRDLLHRLEPYGHEPRVAELRERARPLLVAPA; encoded by the coding sequence ATGTCCAGGGAGCAACGCGGACCGAACGAGAAGCTCGGAACCGTTCTCGCCCTCGCGGGAATCAGCAACGCCGGGCTCGCCCGGCGGGTCAACGACCTCGGGGCGCAGCGCGGTCTGACACTCCGGTACGACAAGACCTCGGTGGCCCGGTGGGTCTCCAAGGGCATGGTGCCGCAGGGCGCCGCGCCCCATCTCATCGCGGCGGCGATCGGCGCCAAACTCGGCCGCCCGGTACCGCTGCACGAGATCGGGCTCGCGGACGCCGATCCCGCGCCGGAGGTCGGGCTGGCCTTTCCGCGCGATGTGTCCGAGGCGGTGCGTTCGGCCACCGAGCTGTACCGGCTGGATCTGGCCGGACGACGGGCGGGCGGCGGCGGGATCTGGCAGTCGCTGGCGGGCTCGTTCTCGGTCAGTGCGTACGCGACACCCGCGTCCCGCTGGCTGATATCCCCCGCCGATCCGTCGGTGGCGCGCGACTCGGCAGCCGCCGAGGCGGCGATCCTCGGCACCCGGAACACAAGGGGCGCACACCCCGGTGCAGGGGCGCAGAGGACGCCGTCCATCCCCGCCCAGCCGGGCCCGGAGACCGCACCCACAAGCGCGACGGCGACAGCGGGCACGACTACGAGCACGACCGCAACCGCGAGCGACGTCTCCCCGCTGCGGGTCGGCCACAGCGATGTCTCCAAGCTGCGCGAGGCGGCCCAGGACGCCCGCCGCTGGGACTCCAAATACGGCGGCGGGGACTGGCGTTCCTCCATGGTCCCCGAGTGCTTACGGGTGGATGCCGCACCGCTGCTGCTGGGTTCGTACAGCGACGAGGTGGGCCGGGCGCTCTTCGGCGCGGCGGCCGAACTGACCAGGCTCGCCGGCTGGATGGCCTTCGACACCGGCCAGCAGGAGGCCGCCCAGCGCTACTACATCCAGGCGCTGCGCCTCGCGCGGGCCGCGGCCGACGTGCCGCTCGGCGGCTATGTGCTCGCCTCGATGTCGCTGCAGGCGACGTACCGCGGATTCGCCGACGAGGGGGTCGACCTCGCGCAGGCCGCCGTCGAACGCAACCGGGGGCTCGCCACGGCCCGCACCATGAGCTTCTTCCGCCTGGTGGAGGCCCGCGCCCATGCCAAGGCGAGCGACGCATCGGCCGCAGGGGCCGCGCTGAAGGCCGCCGAGGGCTGGCTGGAGCGGTCCAGGGACGGCGATGCCGACCCGTCGTGGCTGGGCTTCTACTCGTACGACAGGTTCGCGGCCGATGCCGCGGAGTGCCACCTCGACCTGAAGGCGCCCCGGCAGGTCCGGCGCTTCACCGAGCAGGCCCTGTCCAGGCCGACCGAGGAATTCGTCCGCTCGCACGGGCTGCGGCTCGTGGTGTCCGCGGTGGCCGAGCTGGAGTCGGGAAATCTGGACGCGGCCTGCGCGGCGGGCACCCGGGCGGTGGAGGTGGCCGGCCGCATCTCTTCGGCGCGGACCACGGAGTACGTACGGGATCTGCTCCACCGGCTCGAACCGTACGGGCACGAACCGCGCGTCGCCGAGCTGCGCGAAAGGGCCCGGCCTCTGCTGGTGGCGCCCGCGTAG
- a CDS encoding PrsW family intramembrane metalloprotease, producing the protein MSDGSVQQRQSQPAVPLLEEQRVGEILAAVPERTHWRYRPRRVGMVWRSRTFRIAAVCTVLALCALAILALVRDQTGTEGFLVGLGLAVLPVPLLMAAFRWLDRVEPARWRNLLFSFAWGAFAAALVAIIANSFATRWIATATADPSSADTLGATVIAPVIEESAKAAAVLLIFLFRRREFNGIVDGVVIAGFTASGFAFTENILYLGTAFGEDQQIGTSGVVSVTAATFFVRAVMSPFAHPLFTVLTGIGFGLAAAGARRARFRRIALPLMGLVLAMGMHALWNGSASFGPYAFYAVYGVFMVPVFGLVTWLAIWSRQRELRALSAELPAYAAAGWLTPAEPLALSSMRARGMARDAARLRHGTAAWTSPYGPAYAQAHVPGHIPGYEPAYEPPRAPGYAPPYGQGYGPGYPPGFGQAHAPRRGPSSQITAHAKAQAKARGKAAARAVAEYESFATSLASLRRQARRGAAGPDFAERELELLHHLWQRRDVAAPALTYAAQATGRLRPHRLPTPPYAYPYPRHARHGGNTDNTGNGFNPYLNPPQPPQPQ; encoded by the coding sequence GTGTCCGACGGGTCTGTCCAGCAGCGACAGTCGCAGCCGGCCGTCCCGCTCCTCGAGGAGCAGCGGGTCGGCGAGATCCTGGCTGCCGTGCCGGAGCGCACGCACTGGCGTTACCGGCCGCGCCGCGTCGGCATGGTGTGGCGCAGCAGGACATTCCGCATCGCGGCCGTGTGCACGGTGCTCGCGCTGTGTGCTCTGGCGATCCTGGCCCTGGTCCGCGATCAGACGGGGACCGAGGGGTTTCTCGTGGGCCTCGGTCTCGCCGTGCTGCCCGTCCCGCTCCTGATGGCGGCGTTCCGCTGGCTGGACCGGGTCGAACCGGCGCGCTGGCGGAATCTGCTGTTCTCCTTCGCCTGGGGTGCGTTCGCGGCCGCCCTGGTCGCGATCATCGCCAATTCGTTCGCGACCCGCTGGATAGCCACGGCCACCGCCGACCCGTCGAGCGCCGACACCCTGGGTGCCACGGTCATAGCGCCGGTCATCGAGGAGAGCGCCAAGGCCGCGGCCGTCCTGCTGATCTTCCTGTTCCGAAGACGGGAGTTCAACGGGATCGTCGACGGTGTCGTCATCGCCGGCTTCACCGCGAGCGGCTTCGCCTTCACCGAGAACATCCTCTACCTGGGCACCGCCTTCGGCGAGGACCAGCAGATCGGCACCTCGGGTGTCGTCTCGGTGACCGCCGCGACGTTCTTTGTACGGGCGGTGATGTCGCCGTTCGCCCATCCGCTCTTCACGGTGCTGACCGGAATCGGCTTCGGGCTCGCCGCGGCCGGCGCGCGGCGAGCCCGGTTCCGCCGCATCGCGCTGCCGCTGATGGGTCTCGTCCTCGCCATGGGCATGCACGCCCTGTGGAACGGGTCGGCGTCGTTCGGCCCGTACGCCTTCTATGCCGTGTACGGGGTGTTCATGGTCCCGGTCTTCGGCCTGGTGACCTGGCTGGCGATCTGGTCGCGCCAGCGGGAGCTGCGTGCGCTCTCCGCCGAGCTGCCCGCCTACGCGGCGGCCGGCTGGCTGACCCCCGCCGAGCCGCTCGCCCTCTCCTCGATGCGGGCCCGCGGCATGGCGCGCGACGCGGCACGCCTACGACATGGCACCGCGGCGTGGACAAGCCCGTACGGACCGGCATACGCGCAGGCACACGTACCGGGACACATACCGGGATACGAGCCGGCATACGAACCACCGCGCGCACCGGGATACGCACCACCGTACGGACAGGGCTACGGACCGGGGTACCCGCCGGGCTTCGGGCAGGCACACGCGCCGCGGCGCGGTCCGTCGTCACAGATCACGGCGCACGCCAAGGCGCAGGCCAAGGCCCGCGGCAAGGCGGCCGCCCGCGCCGTCGCCGAGTACGAATCGTTCGCGACGTCCCTGGCCTCGCTGCGCCGGCAGGCCCGCCGCGGGGCGGCGGGCCCGGACTTCGCCGAACGCGAGCTGGAGCTGCTGCACCACCTCTGGCAGCGCAGGGACGTGGCCGCCCCTGCCCTGACCTACGCGGCGCAGGCGACGGGCCGCCTTCGTCCTCACCGCCTGCCAACACCCCCGTACGCGTATCCGTACCCGCGGCACGCTCGGCACGGCGGCAACACCGACAACACCGGCAACGGATTCAACCCTTATCTGAACCCGCCCCAGCCGCCCCAGCCGCAGTAG
- a CDS encoding SHOCT domain-containing protein — protein MDDYPLLNLFWTMLWFFLWIMWLFLLFKVITDIFRSDDLGGWAKAGWLIVALLLPYLGVLLYVIVRGKSMGKRDIKEAQEREAAFKAYVREAAGTHDAQGQGARGQKQGGHVDDLAKLAELKDKGAITDEEYQRAKTKLLV, from the coding sequence GTGGACGATTACCCCCTGCTCAACCTCTTCTGGACCATGCTCTGGTTCTTCCTCTGGATCATGTGGCTGTTCCTGCTCTTCAAGGTCATCACGGACATCTTCCGCAGCGACGACCTCGGCGGCTGGGCCAAGGCGGGCTGGTTGATCGTGGCCCTGCTGCTGCCGTACCTCGGCGTCCTCCTGTACGTGATCGTGCGCGGCAAATCCATGGGGAAGCGGGACATCAAGGAGGCGCAGGAGCGCGAAGCGGCCTTCAAGGCGTACGTACGGGAAGCCGCAGGCACCCACGACGCGCAGGGGCAGGGCGCGAGGGGGCAGAAGCAGGGCGGCCATGTCGACGACCTGGCGAAGCTTGCCGAGCTGAAGGACAAGGGCGCCATCACGGACGAGGAGTACCAGCGGGCGAAGACGAAGCTCCTGGTCTGA